The Cydia splendana chromosome Z, ilCydSple1.2, whole genome shotgun sequence genome window below encodes:
- the LOC134805111 gene encoding jerky protein homolog-like, with translation MPRNYVRKSLRATCYTADDVLRAIEKIERKELTLFGAAKTYNIPLSTLHNKLYKKTGNKSKTLGRAPILSYEIEEQLANGLKTLEKWGFGLSRNEVITLVSKYIRLNNISTPFKDGVPGPDWFTSFRNRHGLSLKKAQPVEHARKVNTDPFSINEYFELLQATLKKLNLEQMPSQIWNLDETSVSFDPSKTKVVGKKGVPSSRTTHGTGKDNTTVLTAVNADGVKISPLIIFKGKFVWDSWMANTDKKYNFELSYAASPNGWIDSNIFLNYLEKVFIPALGKDRPVLLIYDGHNSHVNLNVVELALKNNITILKLPPHTSHLLQPLDVAVFKSFKSRWDAKLVEWQRKNTGVKLPKKIFSELVAEIWNDTEPRVIMNGFRKAGIYPFNSNVIPTDKYDPGAYKRWQEVKKNKPCPLEEQSSCPLPDDRPQHSPPLHENAHLSQQDRKVEMH, from the exons ATGCCCCGAAATTATGTTAGAAAATCTCTACGTGCAACCTGTTACACTGCTGATGATGTGCTTCGAGCTATTGAGAAAATTGAAAGGAAGGAGTTAACTCTATTTGGAGCAGCTAAGACATATAATATACCGCTTTCAACTCTACACAATAAGTTGTATAAGAAAACGGGCAATAAAAGCAAAACGTTGGGTCGGGCTCCTATCCTTTCCTATGAAATTGAAGAGCAATTAGCAAACGGCCTAAAGACTTTGGAAAAATGGGGGTTTGGCCTATCCAGAAACGAAGTTATTACACTTGTGTCAAAGTATATTCGCCTTAATAATATATCAACCCCATTTAAAGACGGTGTTCCTGGACCAGATTGGTTTACAAGTTTTCGTAACCGCCATGGCCTTTCTCTCAAGAAAGCTCAACCTGTTGAACACGCCAGAAAAGTGAACACTGATCCATTTAGCATAAATGAGTACTTTGAACTTTTACAggcaactttaaaaaaattaaatttggaGCAAATGCCTTCACAAATCTGGAATTTGGATGAAACATCAGTAAGCTTTGACCCCTCGAAGACAAAAGTAGTAGGAAAGAAGGGAGTTCCGTCCTCCAGAACCACACATGGGACTGGTAAAGACAACACAACCGTGTTAACGGCCGTTAATGCGGATGGAGTGAAAATTAGtcctttaattatatttaaaggGAAATTTGTGTGGGATTCATGGATGGCTAATActgacaaaaaatataattttgaattGTCCTATGCTGCAAGTCCAAACGGATGGATAGACTCGAATATATTTCTGAAttatttagaaaaagtatttattcCAGCACTTGGGAAAGACCGACCTGTCTTGCTTATATATGACGGACACAATTCCCACGTCAACTTAAATGTTGTGGAATTGGCCCTTAAAAACAATATCACAATATTGAAACTACCACCACACACGTCCCATCTTCTGCAACCGTTGGATGTTGCTGTGTTTAAATCTTTTAAAAGTAGATGGGATGCTAAATTGGTAGAATGGCAAAGAAAAAACACGGGAGTGAAACTGCCAAAAAAGATATTTTCCGAACTAGTTGCTGAAATTTGGAACGATACCGAACCCCGAGTAATAATGAACGGATTTAGAAAAGCGGGTATATATCCCTTTAACTCTAACGTGATCCCTACTGATAAGTATGATCCAGGAGCATACAAACGCTGGcaagaagttaaaaaaaataaaccttGTCCTCTAGAGGAACAGTCTTCGTGTCCTCTACCAGACGATCGACCACAACATTCACCGCCACTCCACGAAAATGCCCATCTTTCGCAGCAAGATCGCAAAGTAGAG ATGCACTAA